The following DNA comes from Hahella chejuensis KCTC 2396.
GGCGCCAGCGAAAGCTACGCCTACCGGAATCACATCATCACCCGCCGCACCCTGAAAACCGGCTTCAGCTTCTATTTTGAATGGAGCCAGTACAGCCCCAGCGGCAAGTGTCTGCGTCAGTGGGGCGATCGCGGCATTTACGATTACCGTTTCGAGTGGGATACCCAGAACAAAGTCTCCCACGCCTTCGACAGCAACGGCGGCAAGACCACTTACTACTACGACCACCGCGGCAAGATCATCAAGGAAATCGATCCCGAGGGCGGGGTCACGCGCATGGCCTACAACAAGAACGGCCAGCTGATCGAGCACATAGACCCGGAAGGCGGCGTCACCCGCTACGTCTACGACGAGCAGGGCTTATTGACGCAACTGACCGACGCCGCCGGCGCGACCTACAAAATCCGTTACAACCACCGCGGCCAGCCGGTGGAAATGATCAATCCCCTGGGCCACAGCTGGCGTCGCGAGTACAACGGCAAAGGGCTGCTGACCTGCGTCACCGATCCGCTCGGCAACCAGACCCGCTACGCCTACAACGAACGCGGCCTGCCGCAAACCATCACCGACGCCGCAGGCAATGAAAAAACCTTCGTCTGGAACGCCATGGCGCAGCTGGTCAGCGAAAGCGTCAACGGCCGTCGCACCGAGTACCTGCTGAACGAAGACGGCGATATCGGCGCCGTCGTGGACGCGGACCAGCGCACCACGGAATACGAGTACGACCTGCTCGGCAACGTCACCCGCGTACAGCATCCGGACGGCTCCGCCGTGCAGCTGCGCTACAACGCCAACAGCCAGCTGACCCACTTTATCGACGCCGCCGGTCGCTGCACGGAATACCTGTACGACGGCCTGTCCCAGGTGCGCAAAAAGATCGACGCCAACGGGCAGGTGTTTGAATACCTGTACGACAAAGAACGCAACCTGATTGGTCTGATCAACGAGAAGGGCGAGCGCTACAAGCTGGGCTATGACCGCAATGAGCGTCTGATCCGGGAAATCGGCTTCGACGGCCGTATTCAGGAGTATCAGTACAACCGCGCGGGTCATTTGATCTCTCATCTGGAAGGCGTTCACATCGACCTGCCGTCGGAGCAGGCCAACACCACCCGCTTCAGCCGCGACCCCTTGGGCCGACTGCGGGAAAAACACAGTCCGGACGGTGAAATCAGCCAGTTCCACTACGACGCGGCGGGACGGCTCACTGAAGCGAGCAATCCCCACCGACAATTGCGCTTCGCCTACAACGCCCTGGGACAGTTAACCGAAGAGCGTCAGGACCAGCATGTGCTGCGGCATGATTACGATCCCCTGGGCCTGCGCACGCAAACCCAGTTAGCGGACGGAACCCGGTTGAACTTCGCTTACGATCAGCACGGCCTGTTTAGCGAAGCCCGCTACAACGATAACCTGCTGACGCAGATCACCCGCGACGCACAGGGTCGTGAAGTCGCCCGCCAGCAGGGCGCGCTGCAATCCCAGTACGAATACGACCTGATGGGGCGACTGAGCCGCCATCGCGTCAACCATGAAGCCAACAAAACGCAACTGATCGACCGTCGTTATCAGTACGACCACCATGGCAATCTGGCGCTGATTGACGATCTGCAAAAAGGCGCGACCCGCTACCATTACGACGCCCTGGACCGCCTCAAGCAGGTGGAGAGCTACTGCAACGAGCAGTTCGACTTCGACCCGGCGGGCAACATCCTGAGCGGAGAAAGCGATAGCGCGGTGAAAAAAGGCAACCGCCTGCAATTCCATGGCGACCGCCATTTCGAGTATGACGACGCCGGCAACCTAGTTCGAGAGCGCCGCGGCAAAGGCGGCAAACTGGAAACCCGTTACGTCTACAACAAGCAGAATCAGCTGGTCGCGGTGGAGAAAGACGGTCAGCGCACCGAATACCGTTACGACGCCTTGGGACGTCGCATCTCCAAACAGGACGCCTTCGGGCAGACGGAATTCCTGTGGAACGGCGACGTGCTGCTGTCGGAACAAAGACAACACCTGCGCAAAGTCTACGTCTACGAACCCGACACCTTCCGTCCGCTGGCGTTCATCCAGGACGAAAAAGTCTACCACTACCACCTGGATCACCTGGGTACGCCCCAGGAAATGACCGACGCGGAAGGAACCCTGGTCTGGTCCGCCCGCTACAAAGCCTACGGCGCTCTGGCCCTGCAAGACGTGGAAAGCGTCCACAACCCGCTACGCTTCCAAGGGCAGTATTACGACGAAGAAACCGGCTTCCATTACAACCGCCACCGGTACTATGATCCCCAAAGCGGCCGCTTCATCAACCAAGACCCCATCGGCCTCCTGGGCGGCGCCAATGCCTACCAATATGCGCCGAATCCGGTGGGATGGGTTGACCCGTTTGGGTTGACGGCGAAGAAGGAAGATCCGGGGCGGCAAATGTCTGCTATCAGTGCAGCCATTGCAATTGGACCAAGGGCTCTAAATGACTTATCAAACATCCCTGGCGGCAAAGGTCTTGTAGAGGATTTGATTGGTGTCTCTGGGAGGTCGTTCTCTGAAGCAGGGCAGCTTGCAAACCAGCAAGTTGCTGCAGTTGCACTACAAAAGCTTAGATCAGGGAAGCCTGAGGATATTGTAATTGCCTTAGAAAGGCCTATTTTTGGTAAAAGCGGGGACCTTATATCCCAACTTGACATAGAAACTGCTACAGAAATTATCGAAGTCAAAGGAGGTCTAAGAACTCAGTCCTCTTTAAACCCTAAAAAACAAAAGCAGTTCTATGCTGAACTAAATGAGGCGAAGCGTACTGGTAAAGACCTGGTGTATCATTTTGACGGCCCAGTGAACCCTAAGCTAGCAGATAAGCTTGAGAAAAGAGGGGCTAGGGTAGTTCAAGATAAAATCGATATTTCTACACTTGAAGATTAATGGCTTATATATGGATAGAGATTTAAACTCCAATATTTATCTTTTTAATGACGAGTATTTTGTCGACACTATAAAGAAGACGCAAAATATATTGGATAAATTAGGTATTAAAATAGATGGGAAAAGCACCCTGTTTTTATACGATCCCGAAATGGAAGAAGATTTTGACATCGAAAGTGCCATAAATATTGATAACATTATAGATAGATTTAACACTTGGCCTCAGCTTGGATGTGTAGGTCTTAGATATAAAAATGGAAGTATAGATGTCTCCTACCTAAAAGAACCGAAAGAAACATTTTTGAGATGTGTGCAAGTATCATTTTCAGAAAATATTTATACACTAAAAAATGAAATTTCGTTTATTGTAAAAATCATAGTTTCACTCCATGAGGGGTTGAACGCCTTTCGAACAATTTCTGACATTGAAGAGCAGGCTTTGAGTCATGATGTTGTGACTACTTATAATAAAAATTATTGGCTGGATGTGATGTCAAGAGAAATGATGAACAAATGTGACTTTATCCCTTCAGGAAATATACACAAGCTAGGAAGTGGTAGTTTTGCCTTTATAGTCGACAAAAATTATATGCCTAAAATAGCCTCAGCAGAATCGCTGAAGTTGTAAAATAACTGCGTACAGTTTTTTTCATGGTGGATATGATAGTAGGCGGTATGGATCGAGACGAATGAGCCAGGGAAGAGTTGGTTTTTCGAAGTTTGGTTAATGAGAGGGGGGGGGCAAAGCTCTGTGCTAGCCAAGTTATTTTCTGGCCAAATCTCACTGAGTGCTTTACATAAAGAGTTTTAGTGGTTGATTGGTGACAAATCATTCTGTTCCCTCCCTAGGAAATGACCGACGCGGAAGGAACCCTGGTCTGGTCCGCCCGCTACAAAGCCTACGGCGCCCTGGCCCTGCAAGACGTGGAAAGCGTCCACAACCCGCTACGCTTCCAGGGGCAATACTTTGACGAAGAAACCGGCTTCCATTACAACCGCCACCGGTACTATGATCCCCAAAGCGGCCGCTTCATCAACCAAGACCCCATCGGCCTCCTGGGCGGCGCCAATGCCTACCAATATGCGCCAAATCCGGTGGGATGGGTTGACCCGTTTGGGTTGACGGCGAAGCCAGGGGATTGTCCTCCGACTTCCCCTGCACTCAAGGACAGTGTTTACAGTGCTGAAAATATCGCACAGCGTGCAGCTGAGTTTAACTACCTGCGAGAGTTAGATATAAAAAATAACGCCATGTTATCAGCTCAACAAAGGGCTAAGCTGATCATGGAAGATATAGCGCAAATGCCTGCGCTAAAATCAATCATTGCTAAAGTCAAAGAAATGGACCCTAGCGCCAAAGTTGGCTTTAGAGGAAGTATGACCACAGGCATGAAAGGACCACACAAGCTTGGTCAAGCGAAGCAGAGAGTAAAATTCGATGAAAGCGTTGCTTTCAAAAATGATAAACCCTATACAGATGAGCAGGGTTGGGATGTCGACTTTTTGTTGTTAGTGACGCAATGAGAAGTAATCGCAATAGATGGCAAGGACTGAGGTCTTTAGCTTCTGATGATTTAATAAGTGATATAGACGATCTAGACATTCAATTAAAAAGCAAGTATCCGAAAGGTCAATCGATAAAAAATAGATCATACAAAAATGAACACGATGACCCAACTGGATTTAAAAAGGAGGAAAAAATAGATTTTAGAATATGGAATAGCGAAGAAATATCAAAAAACATGAAAGACGGAGACACTCCCTCTTTCATAGACAGCTAATAACTATCTGGAGCCACAAGTGAAACACCCTGGATTTATAGGAATGATATGTATTGAGCCAGAGCTCGAAATACATACAGTTTTTGAAAAGATAAAAAATACGTTTAACTTTATAGAATTCAAAGAGATTCACAGAGATGACGTTGTCTCCTTTATTGCAGAGAATAGTAATTTTAGAGTTGCCCTATACGGAGCCCCACAAGACGCCCCTAATGCATTATATGGGCTTGATTATGTAAGCTACACAGACTCGTTACTGCCTTCAGACCTTGAAAAAGAAATAAAAGAATATAATGATTTTGAAATACATATTTTCTCCAAAAGATATGAAATATCATCTCAATTGGCAAGTTGGATAAAAAGAAAAACAAATCTTAATGCATTCAAATAAGAATAATGCGGAGCTCAAATAGACAAAAACTATCCCCTGCACTACCTCTGCCTATGAAAATCCCCGATTTCCACCATCGCGGGCGCAAAGAAGCCAGCCATTTTCTACAGAACGTGAATCCAGAACTTGTAAATGCTATTGAGAAGAAGTTTCCTGGCATGGTTAAGCACGTAGAAATACCAATACATAAAGTGCAAGAAAAAGACTGGATCGGGCCGCCTCAAAATATAACCGACTTAGATGTTCTATTAAAAAATGGAGTAGTCATTCAAGTTAAAACGGGAAAAGGGAAAGGTCTCGTTCAGCAACTTCAAGATAGCTCAGATATCACAAGAATGCCCGCTATTGGTTTTGATGCCAATAAGTTTGCAAATTCAGGAAAACCAGATATTTCGTGGAACTTAAAAGGAAATGTCCAAAAAGCTGGCTTCCAGTTTACCAACGATGTTGATGAGTTATTGGATATGATTTCAAAGTACAGAGAATAGGCATTAGCATGAAAGACTTTATTATTTTTACACCTTCACATGTAGTTTTGAACAATATCAGCCTGCTTTTCTCTGGCACAGAATACTTTATGAGCGTCGACCATGCTGAAATATATATTTCAAAAAAAGAAAATGAAGAGAGCTTTTTCAAGATTAGAGACATTCCTAGTATCATTGAGTCATATGACTCGGAAGAGTTAGATTTTGTTTATGAAAATATTTCCTCATCATTTAATGTGTATTTGTGCAACTATAGAAGCGTCGAATTTGCCAGGCATATAATCAATATTATTGCAAAAAAAATTTCTGTGGTAGTCGATAATGACTTTGATCAATTGATGACGGGAGAGGAGTTTCTGAGAAGAACTATGCAAGAACCGGATTGGGATTGGACTCGATAAGCTCAAAATAATACCTGTACATTGAAGGTAGGTAGTATGATACGGGTCTCAAGCGTTCATCCAGGATGGAAGTCTATAACCACTACTTTGATAGTTTGGGGCGACCCAGGAAATGATCTATGCTAGGGAATGCAGCGTCCATTTCAACCGCCATCGGTACTATGCTTCCCAAAGCAGCCGTTCCATCAACCAAGACCCCGTCGGCCTCCTGGGCGGCAAGCTAAGGCTATTGCTGCCTCAAAAGTCGGCTCAAAATGCTCATTTATTCACGCTTTTTCGACGACTTTTTCCTTGCACTGGCAGCCTCGCCAACGTTTTTCAGAGATTCCTTAAATAATTACGAAGAAACATATAAAAATGGACAAGAAAATGGCAAGTAAAGACGTAAGAATACCTGAAATGTACTTAAGGAAGATTGAAGCCGCAATCGGCGCCACCATCGACCCAAACGAGGAGAGTATGTTTTCAAGCTTTCAAGAGGTTGATGAAATAACGAAATCACGAGCCAGGGATATTTACTACAAACTGGATGAATTGAGAGCTGAAAGTTATCTTAAGTATGTACTATCAGAGAAGCTCGACCGCAGTCATATCTTTTCATTTTTAGTAGATGTGATAATTGGCGGTATGGATCTGGACGAATGGACCAAGGAGGAGCTAGGTTCTTCGGACCAAGATTAATAGAGATAAAAGAGGATTCGAAACTATCTATCAACCAATTTATGCTTTGGCCAAGTTTTATTAGACGTGATAGCAATGGAAGATAATAAAGTAGCAGCAAGTATAATCACAAACAGCACCAATGGAATTCTAAGCATCACTGTCACTTTTAGTAACACAGGAGAAACAAGCTACTTCCTGAACAAAAAGCTTGCCTTCCATAATGGTATATACACAATTTCATGCTTGTCATTAAATGCAGAAGGAAAAGAGATAAAAAGAAGGATAAATATAAAAGTAAAGCCATCTTCGTTTCCTGATGACTATATAGAAATCAAGCCTCATAGCTCACACAAGGGCAGTCTTATTCTAAATGAGTACTTCAACCTGCCTGATTCAGGAATCATTTCGATACAGTACCAAGCTTCGCCCAGAAACCCTATAACCGGGGATGTTGACGTCATTAATTCAGCCATAACAGAAATAGAAATTGGAGACTATTAATCCGGCGCCGATATAAGCATGATACAATGCCCGGATGATTATAGATGATGCTCGCTCATTACCTGCCGCCGCGCAGGAAGAAAAAAGAAAACAAGCCGTGCGACTGCGCAAGCAGGGATACAGCTATCACGAAATAGCCGATAAGGTCGGCGTCCATAACCTGACGGTAGGGAAATGGATCAGAGCTTATGAAGCGCAAGGGTTTAGCGGGATTAAGTCAAAGCCCCGCGGACGAGAGCCCGGTTCGGGACAGCGACTGACGCTAACCCAGGAGAACCGGATCAGGCTTTTGATTACCGATAACAGCCCGGATCAGCTCAAGCTGGAGTATGCGCTTTGGACCCGTAAGGCGGTGCAGCAGCTCATTGCGCAGGAGACGGGAGAACAGCTGGCGATCCGAACGGTCGGCAATTATCTGGCCGCCTGGGGTTTCACGCCACAGAAACCGGCGAAAAAAGCGTATGAGCAAAACCCGTCTCTAGTCGAGAAGTGGCTGAAGGAGGACTACCCGGTCATCAGCGGACGAACCAAGGCGGAAGGGGCTGAGATCTATTGGGGGGACGAGACAGGGCTGCGAAGCGACGCCCAGCATGGGCGGGGCTATGCGCCCCAAGGGAAAACGCCGGTGATTCGCCTGAACGCCAGGCGGGAGTCGGTCAATATGATCTCGGCGATCAGCAACCAGGGCAAAGTGAGGTTTCAAATCTATGATGGAACGATGGACGCGGACCGGTTGACAGGGTTCATGAAGCGGCTGATCAAAGACGCCAGACGCAAGGTTTTCCTGATACTGGACAATTTGAGAGTCCATCACGCCAAGGTGGTGAAAGCCTGGCTTGAGGAGAACCGGGACCATATTGAAGTATTCTATTTACCCGCCTATTCCCCGGAATTGAACCCGGACGAATACTTGAATTGCGACTTAAAAGCGGGAGTTCACGGTGGTAAGCCGGCGCGAAAGAAAGGGGATCTCAAAAAGAAAGTTCAATCACATATGTGTATGTTGCAAAAGAAACCTGAGAGGGTGAAAAAATACTTTAATCACCCAAGCATCAAATATGCGGCATAGAATGCCTATATCGATGCCTGGTTAATAACCTCTGATGACATTCTCATTAAAGCTTTTGAGTATGAAGGACAACTCGTAACAATTAATAACAGAGGATTGGCTGCTTTAAGCAAAGCAGGACTAAGACCTACAAATATCAAAATAGTAGAGCCTACAAAAAAAGAATTGAATCGACTACTTGATGAGCCTATTAACTCAAACCTAAAAATACCAGGCGAGAAAATAGCAATAACACCTGGGAAGAATGATTTAGAAGTACTGGAAATAATTGAAACACCAAAGGACTCATAAATGAACAAGCAAGTGCTGCTAAATGTACAAGTTCCATGGCAAGTCAGTCCATCGACACCTGATTTAACTCTGAATTTTTCAGAGCTAAACCAGGAAGGTTATATTGAGTTTTTAGGTCTTTTCGGGAAACATACGAATCTAGGAGAAAAGATAATTACACTTTCTTTCAGTGGGCTAGGGTGGATTAAGGTAAGCCCCCCATTTAGCGACAGAAGTATCTTGGATGAATCAGCCTTTGATTTAACAAAGATAACAGGTATGCGTCGTATGGGGGAGTCTATATCGGACTGGATGAAGCGCTTTGATTCTGAGTGGAGTTTATCTAATACTTGCCCAGACTCACAGTTTTACACGGTCGAAAACTCAATTTTTAGCCAAGAGGTTAATGCAGGCAAGTGGGGTTGCAAGCACTTTATTCTAAGCGGAGAGCGCTCAAGTGTGGAAATACTTGCCAGAGCATTTCAGTGGAGTAAGAAAAATTAATAAGTAAAAAACTTTTATTTTTCCGCTTATCATTTTTTCATAATTTTAAATGAAGAACTCATGACGGTGCTTCAGTCTAACCTTAAGTAAACAGGAAGAGTTACTCTGGATGCTGATGGTTCGTTAACATCTATTAGATCCAGTAAGTAGCCAAATAAAAATTTTCTAATAAAATAGGCGACTTACGACCACTCAATCTGATCATATTTTGCACCGTGAAGTACGTCAATCATCTTAAGCCCGCTGAAATGATGACTTCTCCAAGCTCAGTGTAACATTTGATGCAGAAAAACCGATATCCGAGGCTAAGATAATGCGAGTCCCTTTTGGCGCGAAGTTGAAGAGGTAATAGACATCTGGTCATTAAACCACAACAGCTGATGCAGGCTTTCGGATTAAAACCTCTTACCTGCAACCTCCTAACTCTCCAACCCAGCCACCCACTTCAACACTTCCGCCACCGGTTCTATCAACTCTGAAGGGATGTAGTTCTCCAGCTCTGCCTGGGCGTATAGGGCGCGGGCGAGGGGGATGTTTTCCATGATGGGGACGCCTTCTTTGGCGGCGATTTTCTTTACTCTTTGGGCGGTGGTGTTTTTGGCTTTGAGAATGACGGTCGGCAGGCTGCGTTTGTCGCCGTCGTAGTAGATGCCGATGGCGATGTGGGTGGGGTTGGTGACGATGACGGAGGCTTTTTTGATTTGGCTGATCATGCCGCCGTCCAGCATTTCACGGTGAATCTGTTTGCGTTGGCCGATGACTTCCGGGTTGCCCTCAGCGTCTTTGTATTCCCGTTTCACTTCATCCTTGGTCATGCGCAGTTGTTTTTGGTGTTCGTGCTTCTGATAAAGAAAATCCAGCACTGCTACGATCACAAACGCGACCATGGACACCATCGCCAGTTGCAGCATCAGGTGGCCAATAAAGGGCATGATGCAGTCTGAGCCGCAGTGGGGGAGTTTGCGGATGTCGTTGAGATTGGCGGTGATTACCCAGTAGATCAGGATGGAGAGGAACAGGATTTTTACGATGGACTTGAGCAACTCCATCAGGCTCCGTACTGAAA
Coding sequences within:
- a CDS encoding RHS repeat-associated core domain-containing protein — its product is MHYPRRYQVKHHLDIVADELTRIESPTTAIGYIEKCLSDGDGRGKEFDAFIASLQGSHFQSTSNKFPGRTAASFNTWRNTLIREARHGNVLLVVDSSEKPFHPLIIEKDKTLTPGQSNTHAATQLLNRLKPVKTPSPKRPAGTAAGGAAASNPMAESHPSFNGNVGWASVKGEKTSYGAPPPASSESSPEETSVSDASGHNDNGDTQTANDEACVSGDPVSMITGEELLDLVDFTLPGPMPLVWKRTYKSSNNHQRGLGVGWTHLLCQTLEEDNGRITFTSDEGRYIDFPRPLIEQSSRNAAERMTLHRVDENTYALQQLGQPDKVFVGGNGAYRLEALIDALGNRIDIAYWQDVEGYAHPITILQANWGPRLHILHNAQGLMCEIQSIQSNGAFATLASYDYDEQQDLIRAADRAGASESYAYRNHIITRRTLKTGFSFYFEWSQYSPSGKCLRQWGDRGIYDYRFEWDTQNKVSHAFDSNGGKTTYYYDHRGKIIKEIDPEGGVTRMAYNKNGQLIEHIDPEGGVTRYVYDEQGLLTQLTDAAGATYKIRYNHRGQPVEMINPLGHSWRREYNGKGLLTCVTDPLGNQTRYAYNERGLPQTITDAAGNEKTFVWNAMAQLVSESVNGRRTEYLLNEDGDIGAVVDADQRTTEYEYDLLGNVTRVQHPDGSAVQLRYNANSQLTHFIDAAGRCTEYLYDGLSQVRKKIDANGQVFEYLYDKERNLIGLINEKGERYKLGYDRNERLIREIGFDGRIQEYQYNRAGHLISHLEGVHIDLPSEQANTTRFSRDPLGRLREKHSPDGEISQFHYDAAGRLTEASNPHRQLRFAYNALGQLTEERQDQHVLRHDYDPLGLRTQTQLADGTRLNFAYDQHGLFSEARYNDNLLTQITRDAQGREVARQQGALQSQYEYDLMGRLSRHRVNHEANKTQLIDRRYQYDHHGNLALIDDLQKGATRYHYDALDRLKQVESYCNEQFDFDPAGNILSGESDSAVKKGNRLQFHGDRHFEYDDAGNLVRERRGKGGKLETRYVYNKQNQLVAVEKDGQRTEYRYDALGRRISKQDAFGQTEFLWNGDVLLSEQRQHLRKVYVYEPDTFRPLAFIQDEKVYHYHLDHLGTPQEMTDAEGTLVWSARYKAYGALALQDVESVHNPLRFQGQYYDEETGFHYNRHRYYDPQSGRFINQDPIGLLGGANAYQYAPNPVGWVDPFGLTAKKEDPGRQMSAISAAIAIGPRALNDLSNIPGGKGLVEDLIGVSGRSFSEAGQLANQQVAAVALQKLRSGKPEDIVIALERPIFGKSGDLISQLDIETATEIIEVKGGLRTQSSLNPKKQKQFYAELNEAKRTGKDLVYHFDGPVNPKLADKLEKRGARVVQDKIDISTLED
- a CDS encoding RHS repeat-associated core domain-containing protein, whose amino-acid sequence is MESVHNPLRFQGQYFDEETGFHYNRHRYYDPQSGRFINQDPIGLLGGANAYQYAPNPVGWVDPFGLTAKPGDCPPTSPALKDSVYSAENIAQRAAEFNYLRELDIKNNAMLSAQQRAKLIMEDIAQMPALKSIIAKVKEMDPSAKVGFRGSMTTGMKGPHKLGQAKQRVKFDESVAFKNDKPYTDEQGWDVDFLLLVTQ
- a CDS encoding IS630 family transposase, which produces MIIDDARSLPAAAQEEKRKQAVRLRKQGYSYHEIADKVGVHNLTVGKWIRAYEAQGFSGIKSKPRGREPGSGQRLTLTQENRIRLLITDNSPDQLKLEYALWTRKAVQQLIAQETGEQLAIRTVGNYLAAWGFTPQKPAKKAYEQNPSLVEKWLKEDYPVISGRTKAEGAEIYWGDETGLRSDAQHGRGYAPQGKTPVIRLNARRESVNMISAISNQGKVRFQIYDGTMDADRLTGFMKRLIKDARRKVFLILDNLRVHHAKVVKAWLEENRDHIEVFYLPAYSPELNPDEYLNCDLKAGVHGGKPARKKGDLKKKVQSHMCMLQKKPERVKKYFNHPSIKYAA
- the sctU gene encoding type III secretion system export apparatus subunit SctU codes for the protein MSEKTEKPTPKKLLDARKKGQVAHSKELVSTAMMIAMYGLLFASGYSLVEALQSLIDLPARFYGQPFGEALQAVLNGVFEKSLDILLPFILLVIVTAVVSNVGHVGPLFAMESVKFDLKKIDPVEGVKKLFSVRSLMELLKSIVKILFLSILIYWVITANLNDIRKLPHCGSDCIMPFIGHLMLQLAMVSMVAFVIVAVLDFLYQKHEHQKQLRMTKDEVKREYKDAEGNPEVIGQRKQIHREMLDGGMISQIKKASVIVTNPTHIAIGIYYDGDKRSLPTVILKAKNTTAQRVKKIAAKEGVPIMENIPLARALYAQAELENYIPSELIEPVAEVLKWVAGLES